ATGAGAAGGCATCCCCTGCTCCTATCCTCAAAGTAACAACAGCAGCAATTCAGAAACTGGCAACAGCTGTATGTGCATCTTCCTTTTCCTGCACCGACTGGCAGCTTGAGTTCCTGAAAGAAGGGCTGGAAGAAGAGAACGTGGAATCTTGAAAATCTTGAAAAAGGCTTGCCTCCTGAACTGGACCCGCGCCTCAGGATTTCGCTTACTGCCCGGGTTTCCGAGGCTTACTTTGTCTTTTTCAAAACACACTTACATTTTGGGATGAAGAAGCTTGCTAGTGAATGCTGGGGCTGAGATGACCTCAAAACACCAtcttctgaaacttttttttccaaagtacTTTTAATTTGGGCTTTCAAAATAACAAAGTACTATGTCTGATGATTTCCCCTTTTTTCCTGATTGCTTTGATAACTCCGAAAGCAAAGCCTAAACATCACCATATACTTACCTACAAGTGGAAGAGTAGCGCTGTCTCCTTTTTTCATCTCTTGAAGAGAAGTCCACAAGTTTGATAATTCTCACCTTCCAAAAGTACACATGTTTCATGATGACATATTTCTTACTTCCACAAACAACATAAATAATGAACTTTTACTTCTGTTGTCATTTCTTAACCCACTGAGAGGAACATAATTGTAAAATTATCCTACCTTTTGAAGTTGACAGTTTTGAATTCTACACACACCAAAATTTATGGAGTTCCGGAGAATGAGCTTTAAACATCGAAATGAGTTTTTACATTTGccaacatttaatgtaattatggCCTCTGTTTTCTAATGTGAATATCCAGCctaatatttttcaatttcattaatcCTCACAATCTGCTGCCTAAGCCTGGACTCTGAATTTATCATGGATAATGTTCAAGACCTGGAAAGAACATCAGGAGAGTTATCTTATATAAATGTTGCCCTAACTTTGCCTTTCCTCCACACTGTTGCTTGAGACTTCTTTATCTGGTTTCATCTTCCTTCTATGAGTCAGCATCCAAAACTAACCCCTGGGCTGCAATAATATCCTCACTTGAAAGAACCTACAAGTTCAGGGTCCATCAGTCTGCCCAAGCTGTGAGTGAGTGAGACCATTGtatctaattttagttttctaagttcTTGACCGTCCCAGTTCTTTACTGAGTTGGACTTGCCTTCAGGCCCCGTTCATTTTTTACTATAGGTTGTTTAATCTTGTAATTTATAAATGCTCCTCCTGTGTCTTTAGAATAATAGTAGCAGACCTGATTGTAATACAAAATGCCAACACCAGCACACGTTTTCTGTGCTGTTCTGTGCCTCTGAGGATCAGCTCCTAATTTTCTGTTCCCTTGTACAGTTTTTTCATCCACTGGTTGTTTTTCAAAGCAGTTAAGAGACCATGAGTGCCTTTTCATAGTCCAGTAAGTGacatcattgttttctttctggagctgtcttCAGAACTACTTACTCCTATTCTGACTGTTAGTTGTTCAGCTCTGTTTTATGTTAGTTTTGATATTTCCAAAGGGAAGGCCTGGTTATAAGTCTCAGGACCTGCCTTCACTTCATACAGTAGAGCATTTTGTTCTTGATCACAGATTGGTGGCCGCATTGGCGTtgaatatttcagatttttttgccCATTATTTCTCAAAGGTTCTTAGCCAGAATCCATTTGGCATGGAAAACATTTAACTTGAGGTCACAAGTTGTGCTATTTCTTGGCATTATCAGCCTATGAAAATGAATGGGGTCCATATACTCTTCTAATAAACTTACTATGCTTTAGTGCCAGTGAGCAgatattctgtttttaaatgaatggatgtAATTCCCTATGATGATGCTTCTCCTCTGACCCCTCCTGGAGTTGCACCATGTGGGTGGACAGGGGGCAACAGTAATTTCTATTTGAGAAAGTTTAACGCTTAGTATTGGAACATGGAAAGCTGGCTATATTATGAATTTCTACATGATACCCAACCTCATATCCCCATAATTTCCTGTGAAAAGCCCTTTGAGTAAGCAGTTCTCCAATTATTTGTAAAAAGAACcaagttcatttcatttttccacTTCACTCAAGCCTCTCTTACCTTGACCaagtccattcttctttccattCCTTAGGGAAGTGGAGAaatgctttttcacatttctgaatGTTACTTGTAAATCGTTCCTGGTaatacttctttttctattttcaacaTAAACTTATCTGTGCATTGCATCTTATCTGACTTGTGCAagtaggtcttttttcttttggtttattttaaatgtaactcTTAGGAAAGTTGCCCTTGttcattcatcttttctttcctaaaagtTGCATACTTCACAATTACCTGTACCTTCCTCAAAGGGATTGTCAATATCTCGTTGAAGTGTCCTTCAGCATTTCTAAACCCCACTGTCGTTACGAAggtaaaatataagtaaataatcaGATCAACTTTTAAGCATTTCACTAACAGAATGAAgacattttcaatatatttagtatataaaatttaaacttcCTGCAAAAACTTTTCCTGCAGGAATTGTGACATTGCCTGtcctaaaaatatttgaagaacctTACCTTCCAGTGCAGTTTATGGCTTGTCATCTTCACAGTCAAAATGGACATATAAAGTTGAATGCCAAAAAAGTAATGTTAACGAATTTAAAGCAGTATTTAGAACACTTAAATTTTAACAGTTCTTCAAATTAGTGAATAtcttaataatgataaaaattccaTCACCAGTGGACAGGTGGCAATTCCTCCTTATTTtcacctgtgaaagtgaaagttgttcagtcgtgtccgactctttgcgatcccatggactatacactccgtggaattttccaagccagaatactggagtgggtagcccttcccttctcctagggatcttcctaacccaggtctcctgagttacaggcagattctttaccagctgagccacaagggaagcccattttcaccTGTAGCCTTTAAGAAAGGCTTGATGGCATTAAAGCTGTTTTATGGGCAACTAATATAAGAAGTGTGCCTACTTTTACACTTCTGTGATTTTGAGCAAATTCAAAGAGCCCAACAAAATACACACCAAAAAATTATGCTCTCAAGATCTTTACTATCCCTGTCATCATTTCTGCTTAAACTGCAATACAACAGATTTTAGCCTGTCACCAGTTCAACCAGTAGGATGTTGTGGTCTCAAATGCCTGGCATGATCTGTCTTCCTCTGCATCCTGCTTTGTCTGTGCATTTTGTGACCATAATTGAACCTAACCCTGACTTCATGTCGGCTTTCACCCTGTCTCAGTGTTACTAGGCCTGTTGGCATTTCACAAGTTCTCAtgaatttttgaagttttttttttttaatgggaggtATTTTATATACTTCCCCAACTGACAGCTTTAATTCATGAATCAAATCGAATTAAGCCTAATGCACTTGCTACAGCTTCATCCCTAGTatatttacaaacagaaagagGAGGTGGTGACAAGACCCTCCTTTATTCCTTGCTGCCCTTCCAGTCCGCCCTTGGATCACTTCGCATTTCCACCTGGACGGTTGCTTCTCCACAGTGATTTCGCATTACAGGCgggttttccttctttgtttctcaGACCTGGTCCTGTAGACGGGAAGGAGCCTGGACACAGGGACCCCATTCTCAAAGGCCCTGCAGGACCGCCATGGCTTATGATGACTCCGTGAAGAAAGAAGGTATGACCCCTTAACCTGAGAAGCATTCCAAAGAGGGTGTCCTCTTCAATCCTTGCAGCCCATGGACATAGAGACCAGGACTGGCCATCACAGCCTGGACTCCCAAGTGATGACCCAGAGCACTAGTAAAACTTCACATCATCCCCAGACTGGGCCCATGGAAACGCAAACTGGGACAGGGTTCTAACCCGAGAGTCTGAGCCATAAGTCTCTAGTCTATGGGGTGATCCCCAGCAGCACTCGTGGTCCTTGCCAGCTCCAGTGTGCAGGAGCCTGGGGATAGGAACCACACAGTGGACGCCCACAGAGCAGCACAGCACATGAATCCTTATTCTTTTCAGCCTTACCTCTGCAAGTCCGTGTCCACCTGCCAAACCACAACCAAGAAACCATGTTTCAGGACGCACCTTGGGCCTTTGCATAGCATGGAAGCATTGTTTCTTCAGGTCTGATTCTTATTTGCAGCCAACTCGTCAGGACATAATGCTCACCCCCTCGGATCTAGCCCTGTGTTCCAGTGGACTTACCAAATGACATGATTCTAATTCGGAAATGGAGGGACTGTTGCATTTCATGGGTGGTGATGCAGTCGTGACTTACTTgactttctcatttcctttcccaAATGAACCTGTGCTTCTCAGATTGCTTTGATGGTGATCACAGCTTTGAGGACATAGGGCTAGCTGCTGGCCGAAGCCAACGAGAAAAGAAACGTTCTTACAAAGATTTTttgagggaagaggaagaaatcgCTGCTCAGGTCAGGAATTCTTCCAAGAAGAAATTAAAGGTAAATTCTAAACATTTGAATTAGGAATGTTTAAACTAGTTCATAGCGTGTTTCCTAGTATTCGAAGAAAGATGCTTCTTTGAAAAacgtttaaaaagaaagataagcatcattcacatctttttttttttttactatttcctGTGTGGTACTTTATTTCCAAAGTCAGAAATCGTCAGAAAACAACATTGGTTCCAAAGTGCCTGTGCCTCATCGTCTTATTCGTTGCTCAGTTCTCCTTCCTCTTGAATTCTAGGACAGTGAGCTTTACTTCTTGGGGACGGACACGCACAGGAAAAAGAGGAAGCACTCCTCCGATGACTACTACTATGGAGGTGAGGCTGGGGAGCGGCAGCAGGCGGGACAGACGCTTCACTGGTTCTTGGAGTCGGGGTAGGGGAGAGAGATCCAGATGTTGCTGACTCAGTGGCCTATTTAACAGGACAGTGGTTCTTGTTCTGAGTGCCGATAAACCAgtgtgaaggaggagagaggtGGAGGGCTGGTATTTTGGAGGATTCAGCATAGAAGAACAGTCTTCATTTGTGATACACCAGGTACCAGGTTCCTTCTCCCCCCAATCATCCACTTATCTTGCGCCCATTGTTATTAGCATCCCTCTTGCCATTTGTAGTCCTGGGCCCTCCAGCCTGCGCCTGTGGGTTCCTTCTCACTCCAGCGCATATCCACTCACAAGACCAGCTTTTCTGAGCTATATTATGCACTTAGCTGACGAGACCGACTCTTTGCTAGAATGGATTTGTCCTGAACCCAGAAACAAATGAGGCTTTGTCTTCAGCGTAATCTAAAGTTGTAACTACGCGTAACCCCGCAGCCACAGTCCATCCTTCTGAGCATGCTGTCTTTGGTGGCTTGTGAAGACTCAGTGAAGAAAAACATCTTGAGTGGCAAGAACTGTCTTCAGGGTCAGAGGCAGGATCTACCAAGCCAAGAAGCACGTGGGCATCATCTCTGAATGTTTACAATCAGTTGAAGGGCCTCCCCTCCAGTCATTCCTGTTAGCCTCTTCCTCATCTTAGTTGGGGGTTTTTGGTGAGAGAGGAAACTTGCTAGAAGTTACTCTGCTATAGGGACAATTACTTCTCTTGATTACTTCTAGATATTTCGTCTTTGGAGCcgtcacagaagaaaaagaaaaagtccagCCCACAGTCTGCTGATACAGCTATGGACCTATTGAAAGCAATCACTTCCCCTCTGGCCACAGGGGCCAAACCCTCCAAAAAGATAGGAGAAAAGTCGTCCAGTTCCTCAAGCCATTCGGAGAGTAAGAAGGAACACCACAGGAAGAAAGTCAGCGGAAGCAGTGGGGAGCTGTCCCTGGAGGATGGCAGTTCCCACAAATCCAAAAAAATGAAACCGCTCTACGTGAACACAGAGACACTGACCCTCCGTGAGCCTGACGGCTTAAAGATGAAACTTATCCTCTCGCCCAAGGAGAAGGGGAGCAGCTCCGTTGACGAGGAGTCTTTTCAGTACCCCTCTCAACAAGGGACTGTGAAAAAATCTTCTAAGAAGTCAGCTCGGGATGAGCAGGGTGCTTTACTCCTAGGACACGAGTTACAGAGCTTTCTAAAAACAgcccggaagaagcacaagtcaTCCTCAGACCCACGTTCATCTCCTGGCCCCGAAGGCTGTGGCTCTGAGGCCTCCCAGTTCCCAGAATCCCACAGTGCTAACCTTGACCTTTCAGGGCTGGAACCTATCCTGGTAGAATCAGACTCCTCCTCTGGCGGGGAGCTAGAGGCTGGGGAGTTAGTGATCGATGATTCTTACCgggaaatcaaaaagaaaaagaagtcaaagaagAGCAAAAAGAAGAAGGACAAGGAGAAGCATAAAGAGAAGCGACACTCCAAGTCCAAGAGGAGTTCGGGGCTTCCCCCTGCTGCGGTGGCAGGAGAGGTCCCCGTGCCGCCTGTCCCCGCTCCCAGCCTCCCGTACGCCggagcccccaccccgcccccaccgctTCCCAGCCTCCACACAGACGGGCACAacgagaaaaaaaagaaaagagaggagaaggacagagagagagaccgAGGAGAAAAGGTAAGGCATGTTTTTAAGTATGACGGAGGACAAGAGGTGAAGCAGGTTTTTTCCTTGACCATAGTAAGTGGACTTGGAATTAAGCAGGTGAACCATTGGGAATGTAGCAAGATAAATCCACTGGAACGATGCAAAGTATAAAAtagtgctgggcttccctggtggctcacgaAAGAACATTGCAGAATCTCtagtccactttttttttttttaacagaagcaACAGTTCTACTGAAATATAAatctgatggcttagatggtaaagaatctgcatgcaatgcaggacacccgggttcaatccctgggaacaccccctggagaagagatggctacccactccagtattcttgcctggaaatcccacggacagagaagcctggctggctacagtccatggtttgcaaagagtcggatacgactgagcaactaacacgttcACTCATAAAATAGTACCAATGGTACAGAAATAGGAGCCATCTTAATTATTCATGGGTTTTCATGAGAAAGTTGTTCTCCCACTGTGCCAAGCATGGGTTTAGAAATACCGAGGTTTTTTTTCTGACTGGCCCTTGGAATTCATAGAAGGAGCCAAACCCAATTTCTTTTACTCAGCAGTGCAGTCTGCCTAAGGCAGTTGAGAGAGATGAAAAGGTATTCATTCTGTGAGTTCATcttgaaaaacagatttttaaaattagaatgacAAAATAAGGTAATGGCTTCCCACTAACTGATATTGGCTATGATGCGGTGTTCTTTTTAGCGTCAGAGATGTGTTCTGTCACCGTGTGAGTGCTTTCTGTGTGCCAAGACCAGTGCTGCCATATGAGTTAAGAGGTGGGAAGAGGAGCAAGGGGCCTATAGCTCTTGATCTCAGGAAGCTCACCATTTACTGAGAAGAAAGGAATAGAAATCAGATGccttggtttgatttctgtctcaCAACTCAAGAAGTTTTCTAACAGTTACAGGTTTCCTTTAAAAGATAAACTTTTTCCCCCCAGTTATCAAAGTAGCATGTTATTTGTCTAGAAACTTAGAAATTCAGAATAGTAGAAAAAAATCTATCATAGTTTTTACCACCCAAGGACaaccattttcttcctttcccctgcAAAGTTAAATGTCaggtaaaatcagaaaaaaaaagcaactaagaaagagaaaatcaactaTATTAAGAACATAGGATTGGTGATTTCATTTTGGCCTATAATTGAGGCACAAGTTATTTTCCCCACTAGTAAGATTGCTGtttaagaaaatatacagatcagaaagaaaaaaactgtaccTTCTGATCTAAGGATCATCAAGAACTGGACAAATTCCAGGGCAggttttattcattgtttattcCAAAATTATTTCACGAAGTGATACATTTCCTGTGTAAGATACTGTTTATTCCAAGAATTTCCACTCTAGTGATACATGCTAATGCCATTAATTAATCTCCTAGTTAAATGTGAGGAAGGCAAGGTGATCACAGAAAGCTTGAAGGAGAAAAAGGTTAATCAGCGGAAGGGCATGGAGGCAGAGAGATGTTTAGGAAGCAGGAGAGCAAAAGAGCTGAACTCCGGTCCTGTGTTTCCAACTCTCTCATAATATTTCTACCTGAACGCCTTGGCTACCTCAGACCGTGTGTCACTCACGAAGCTCATCGCCAGACCCCTAAGCCTGCCTCTCCCCCTCCATCACTTCCTATAATCCTCATGTCCTACCAGTCAACCGAGACTCAAATCTATATGCTTATTATTTTTCTCAGTACTTTATTATGAAGTTTTTCAAGCTAAAAGCATTAAAGAATTATACAGTGAACACCATATGCCACCCATTGAGATTCTGTAGTTAGTATTTGGCCATTTGCTTtgtcatccatccatttatcttaTCTTTGTTAATATATCTTAAAGTAAGTTGTATGTATCATACACTTCACCCCTAGACACTTCAGTTTGCATATCATTAACTTAAGCTCAATATTTGTCTTCTGGGCTTTTATTAGGTAAAATTCACATATGGTAAAAATGCACAAATGTTAAGTATACCGTGTGATGAGTGTTGATATGTTCACACACCTATGTGACCAAACCTCTATCATGATACAGGTACTACCCTCATCACAGATACTCAGAGGTATTTCTCGTACCCATTCTCAGTCAGTCCCActttttctgatgtttttttCCAACCTTATAGTTCACTTTTACATTTCCCTCCTCTTAAGGATTGAGCCTgatattcttcctttttaataactTCCACACTTTTATGCCCTCTATCACCACTGCCTCATCTCTCTCAGTACTTAATGTAATAAATAgccctctttccatctcttcaccCATGCAGTTAATTAGTCTTACACTGATGCCAGAATGAACTTAAGTATCCCTTGATGATGACAGTTGTCTGCTCAACATCCTCAGTGAATTTTTACTGTCTTCATGTTAAACCATAAACTCCAGGGGGACCGAGATCATGTCTGCCTTGCTGTCCACTCTGTCCCTAATACGTAATCTGCAGTCTGGCCCATTGTCGAAAATCAatgaatgcttgttgaatgaataaatatcaaaGTCCAAACCCTTGCCCAAGCATTCATAATGGTGATCTAGCCTGAAGCCTCCCTTTCCAGCTTTACCTGCTAGCAGTCTGATTTGCATGCAACTGTGCAGAAACCAGACTTGCTCCTCACAGTCTGACCTCCACTCCTTGGATTGTATTTTGCAGTGACCTTCTTCCccttattttttctccttcacaTAGTGAAGCTCTGCTTCCCTTTCAAGACCCAATCAAACGCCACCTCCTCTAAGATATCCTGACCCTCCAGTTATAAGTAACTAATGAATTCCCAGAACACCCTTGCTATGGGCAGTTACTgcacttattttcttctttacattgGATTTGTCTTTGTGTGTATTCCATTTCCCCTGTTGAAGATGGTAAGCTCCTTGAGGATGTTTTAGCTCCTTAGGGACTCTTTTAGCCACCTACTGTGATAGCTTTCAACTCCTCAATGTCCTTGGTAGGCATTTTGTGACAcatgtcaaatgaatgaatatgtgggTGAAAACAGCATCCAAAATGTAGGTTGTaaacaaatggtaaagaatctccaaTGCAAAGTGAGAGATTTGGCCATGGCACTTTGGGTTCTGAGCAGGGTTTAAATATGCGGTAAATgataatttaagaataaaatgatgAAGCTATACCTGGTGGCTTAGACCGAGGAGAGACTTGAGGCAAATCACCCAGGAAGTTACTATAGTCAGAGGTCAGTAATGAAAGCCTGTTAGAAATAGAATTGAAGAGACAGATTCAGGAGAGACTCTGAAGGAAAAAGTGACAAGATCTGGCAGCTGGGCTTGGCTCTGGGGAGCCAGAAACATGAGTGAGTACATAGGTGTCCCTTTAGGTTTTGAACCTGGGTGCCTAGGAAGATAAAATTATAATCTCCTCAAGGGTGAGGACTTTTTTATAACTCCCCCAAGTGGTGAGCGGTTGCTAGTGAAAAATGAATTTGAGTTTATAGCAAAAAGTCTTACTATGAATCAGTATTTGATTGTGACTGTCCACAGCTGAAACCTGATTACTCTGAATGTAATTCTTTATTTCTCCAACAGATTATTTATGGGACATACACTGAGTTTTCACTGTGTGTGAAAATTTCCATGGAgcttgaaaaaaatacaaaatccttCCCTGGGCTTTGTTTCAGTATAAAAAAAGAACTAtctgagggactttcctggcggtccagtggttaggactgagcACCTCCACTATGGACCACTGCAGGGTccataggtttgatccccggttgaagaactaagatcctgcatgctactcggtgtagccaaaaaaaatagaactatctgAAAATTCACCTCAAGATAGAAAGGAAGGCTTCAGGAACAGCTTTCCCTTGGCCTGCAGGAAACACACATGAGGAGCTCACTGTGGAAGTGTGGTAGGCCTCCGTGTGCCCTTTCTACCCTAGGTTCTGTGACCAGGACAGCAGTAACCATGGAGAAGCAAGAAAATGTCTGAtttggaagaagaagaaaagttagGTGTAGATTCCAAGACAGGAATCTAGAGATTGAGCAGAGCTAAGTGTGTGGTGAAGCTAAGTGGTGAAGAGCAAGGCCATGGAGCCAGCCCCGTGGGCTCcattcctggctctgccactcagAAGCTGTGCAGTGCTGGACATGTTGCATAACTCCTCCATCTATAAGTTGGGGGTGAGGATGGACCAACCTGGTAGGGTTGTTAAGGTTCAGTAAGGTGATACATGGAGAGGTGTTTAGGGCCTCTGTATGCCAAGGCCCTCTGGGGCACCAATAGCAAACTCACAGGGGtaccatgggatttttttcaacattaaaaTTTCAGGAGAAACAGCCATATATGCCATCTGTCAAGTACCTTCTGAACTACTGGAGTGAAGTAATTCTCAGTTTCAACATCTTTTTATACTCCATTTCTTTCCGTAATGCCATATCTTTTCAAAGCTAGGTTTTCAGCGATTGCTGTTATAAAAAGCATAtactctctggtggtccagtgttgaAGACACCGATTTCTACCATAggaggcacaagttcaatcccgggttgggaaactacgatcccacatgccatacagctaaaaaaataaatatgttttttaaacaaggaaattaaaaaaaaaaaacaaaacacctataCCACCTGAAGACCTGCACAGGCACCGTGACCCAACAAAGTTTGGAAGCCCTCGACTTTGCACGGTGTTCGGCAAGCTAGCCAAAGAGCACTCGATACTTACCATTTGTCACTGACAAGTCACCAGTGACGAGTCATCATCTCAGGAGGTTTTC
Above is a genomic segment from Bos indicus isolate NIAB-ARS_2022 breed Sahiwal x Tharparkar chromosome 5, NIAB-ARS_B.indTharparkar_mat_pri_1.0, whole genome shotgun sequence containing:
- the HMGXB4 gene encoding HMG domain-containing protein 4 isoform X2 is translated as MAYDDSVKKEDCFDGDHSFEDIGLAAGRSQREKKRSYKDFLREEEEIAAQVRNSSKKKLKDSELYFLGTDTHRKKRKHSSDDYYYGDISSLEPSQKKKKKSSPQSADTAMDLLKAITSPLATGAKPSKKIGEKSSSSSSHSESKKEHHRKKVSGSSGELSLEDGSSHKSKKMKPLYVNTETLTLREPDGLKMKLILSPKEKGSSSVDEESFQYPSQQGTVKKSSKKSARDEQGALLLGHELQSFLKTARKKHKSSSDPRSSPGPEGCGSEASQFPESHSANLDLSGLEPILVESDSSSGGELEAGELVIDDSYREIKKKKKSKKSKKKKDKEKHKEKRHSKSKRSSGLPPAAVAGEVPVPPVPAPSLPYAGAPTPPPPLPSLHTDGHNEKKKKREEKDRERDRGEKVWKQKAQYLQHKQNKAEATTVKRKASSSEGSMKVKASSMGVLSPQKKSPPTAMLLPASPAKAPETEPIDVAAHLQLLGESLSLIGHRLQETEGMVAVSGSLSVLLDSIICALGPLACLTTQLPELNGCPKQVLSNTLDNIAYIMPGL
- the HMGXB4 gene encoding HMG domain-containing protein 4 isoform X1 translates to MAYDDSVKKEDCFDGDHSFEDIGLAAGRSQREKKRSYKDFLREEEEIAAQVRNSSKKKLKDSELYFLGTDTHRKKRKHSSDDYYYGDISSLEPSQKKKKKSSPQSADTAMDLLKAITSPLATGAKPSKKIGEKSSSSSSHSESKKEHHRKKVSGSSGELSLEDGSSHKSKKMKPLYVNTETLTLREPDGLKMKLILSPKEKGSSSVDEESFQYPSQQGTVKKSSKKSARDEQGALLLGHELQSFLKTARKKHKSSSDPRSSPGPEGCGSEASQFPESHSANLDLSGLEPILVESDSSSGGELEAGELVIDDSYREIKKKKKSKKSKKKKDKEKHKEKRHSKSKRSSGLPPAAVAGEVPVPPVPAPSLPYAGAPTPPPPLPSLHTDGHNEKKKKREEKDRERDRGEKPKKKNMSAYQVFCKEYRVTIVADHPGIDFGELSKKLAEVWKQLPEKDKLVWKQKAQYLQHKQNKAEATTVKRKASSSEGSMKVKASSMGVLSPQKKSPPTAMLLPASPAKAPETEPIDVAAHLQLLGESLSLIGHRLQETEGMVAVSGSLSVLLDSIICALGPLACLTTQLPELNGCPKQVLSNTLDNIAYIMPGL
- the HMGXB4 gene encoding HMG domain-containing protein 4 isoform X3 encodes the protein MDLLKAITSPLATGAKPSKKIGEKSSSSSSHSESKKEHHRKKVSGSSGELSLEDGSSHKSKKMKPLYVNTETLTLREPDGLKMKLILSPKEKGSSSVDEESFQYPSQQGTVKKSSKKSARDEQGALLLGHELQSFLKTARKKHKSSSDPRSSPGPEGCGSEASQFPESHSANLDLSGLEPILVESDSSSGGELEAGELVIDDSYREIKKKKKSKKSKKKKDKEKHKEKRHSKSKRSSGLPPAAVAGEVPVPPVPAPSLPYAGAPTPPPPLPSLHTDGHNEKKKKREEKDRERDRGEKPKKKNMSAYQVFCKEYRVTIVADHPGIDFGELSKKLAEVWKQLPEKDKLVWKQKAQYLQHKQNKAEATTVKRKASSSEGSMKVKASSMGVLSPQKKSPPTAMLLPASPAKAPETEPIDVAAHLQLLGESLSLIGHRLQETEGMVAVSGSLSVLLDSIICALGPLACLTTQLPELNGCPKQVLSNTLDNIAYIMPGL